One part of the Pecten maximus chromosome 1, xPecMax1.1, whole genome shotgun sequence genome encodes these proteins:
- the LOC117329612 gene encoding uncharacterized protein LOC117329612, translating into MRPRETDYAASGNSSTAFYTDDCKWQSTCKRNGRYKGVCKGHYKGVCKGHYKGVCKGHYKGVCKSHYKGVCKGHYKGVCKGHYKGVCKSHYKGVCKGHYKGVCKSHYKGVCKGHYKGVCKGHYKGVCKGHYKGVCKGHYKGVCKSHYKGVCKSHYKGVCKSHYKGVCKSHYKGVCKGHYKGVCKGHYKGVCKGHYKGVCKGHYKGVCKGHYKGVCKGHYKGVCKGHYKGVCKGHYKGVCKGHYKGVCKGHYKGVCKGHYKGVCKGHYKGVCKGHYKGVCKGHYKGVCKSHYKGVCKGHYKGVCKGHYKGVCKSHYKGVCKGHYKGVCKGHYKGVCKSHYKGVCKGHYKGVCKGHYKSVCKGHYKGVCKGHWKSVCKGHWKSVCKGHYKGVCKGHYKSVCKGHYKSVCKGHWKSVCKGHWKSVCKGHYKGVCKGHYKGVCKGHWKSVCKGHWKSVCKGHYKGVCKGHYKGVCKGHWKSVCKGHYKGVCKGHYKGVCKGHWKSVCKGHYKGVCKGHYKGICKGHYKGVCKGHCKGVCKGHCKGVCKGHYKGVCKGHYKGICKGHYKDVCKDQYKGVCKGHYKGVCKGHYKGVCKGHWKSVCKGHYKGVCKGHWKSVCKGHYKGVCKGHWKSVCKGHYKGVCKGHYKGVCKGQYKGVCKGHYKGVCKGHWKSVCKGHYKGVCKGHWKSVCKGHYKGVCKGHYKGVCKGHYKGVCKGHWKSVCKGHYKGVCKGHYKGVCKGQYKGVCKGHYKGVCKGHYKGVCKGHYKGVCKSHYKGVCKGHYKGVCKGHYKGVCKSHYKGVCKGHYKGVCKGHYKGVCKSHYKSVCKSHYKGVCKGHYKGVCKGQYKGVCKGHYKGV; encoded by the coding sequence CATTTTATACCGATGACTGTAAATGGCAAAGTACATGTAAAAGAAATGGTCGATATAAGGGTGTGTGTAAGGGTCACTATAAGGGCGTGTGTAAGGGTCACTATAAGGGTGTGTGTAAGGGTCACTATAAGGGTGTGTGTAAGAGTCACTATAAGGGTGTGTGTAAGGGTCACTATAAGGGTGTGTGTAAGGGTCACTATAAGGGTGTGTGTAAGAGTCACTATAAGGGTGTGTGTAAGGGTCACTATAAGGGTGTGTGTAAGAGTCACTATAAGGGTGTGTGTAAGGGTCACTATAAGGGTGTGTGTAAGGGTCACTATAAGGGTGTGTGTAAGGGTCACTATAAGGGTGTGTGTAAGGGTCACTATAAGGGTGTGTGTAAGAGTCACTATAAGGGTGTGTGTAAGAGTCACTATAAGGGTGTGTGTAAGAGTCACTATAAGGGTGTGTGTAAGAGTCACTATAAGGGTGTGTGTAAGGGTCACTATAAGGGTGTGTGTAAGGGTCACTATAAGGGTGTGTGTAAGGGTCACTATAAGGGTGTGTGTAAGGGTCACTATAAGGGTGTGTGTAAGGGTCACTATAAGGGTGTGTGTAAGGGTCACTATAAGGGTGTGTGTAAGGGTCACTATAAGGGTGTGTGTAAGGGTCACTATAAGGGTGTGTGTAAGGGTCACTATAAGGGTGTGTGTAAGGGTCACTATAAGGGTGTGTGTAAGGGTCACTATAAGGGTGTGTGTAAGGGTCACTATAAGGGTGTGTGTAAGGGTCACTATAAGGGTGTGTGTAAGGGTCACTATAAGGGTGTGTGTAAGAGTCACTATAAGGGTGTGTGTAAGGGTCACTATAAGGGTGTGTGTAAGGGTCACTATAAGGGTGTGTGTAAGAGTCACTATAAGGGTGTGTGTAAGGGTCACTATAAGGGTGTGTGTAAGGGTCACTATAAGGGTGTGTGTAAGAGTCACTATAAGGGGGTGTGTAAGGGTCACTATAAGGGTGTGTGTAAGGGTCACTATAAGAGTGTGTGTAAGGGTCACTATAAGGGTGTGTGTAAGGGTCACTGGAAGAGTGTGTGTAAGGGTCACTGGAAGAGTGTGTGTAAGGGTCACTATAAGGGTGTGTGTAAGGGTCACTATAAGAGTGTGTGTAAGGGTCACTATAAGAGTGTGTGTAAGGGTCACTGGAAGAGTGTGTGTAAGGGTCACTGGAAGAGTGTGTGTAAGGGTCACTATAAGGGTGTGTGTAAGGGTCACTATAAGGGTGTGTGTAAGGGTCACTGGAAGAGTGTGTGTAAGGGTCACTGGAAGAGTGTGTGTAAGGGTCACTATAAGGGTGTGTGTAAGGGTCACTATAAGGGTGTGTGTAAGGGTCACTGGAAGAGTGTGTGTAAGGGTCACTATAAGGGTGTGTGTAAGGGTCACTATAAGGGTGTGTGTAAGGGTCACTGGAAGAGTGTGTGTAAGGGTCACTATAAGGGTGTGTGTAAGGGTCACTATAAGGGTATATGTAAGGGTCACTATAAGGGTGTGTGTAAGGGTCACTGTAAGGGTGTGTGTAAGGGTCACTGTAAGGGTGTGTGTAAAGGTCACTATAAGGGTGTGTGTAAGGGTCACTATAAGGGTATATGTAAGGGTCACTATAAGGATGTGTGTAAGGATCAATATAAGGGTGTGTGTAAGGGTCACTATAAGGGTGTGTGTAAGGGTCACTATAAGGGTGTGTGTAAGGGTCACTGGAAGAGTGTGTGTAAGGGTCACTATAAGGGTGTGTGTAAGGGTCACTGGAAGAGTGTGTGTAAGGGTCACTATAAGGGTGTGTGTAAGGGTCACTGGAAGAGTGTGTGTAAGGGTCACTATAAGGGTGTGTGTAAGGGTCACTATAAGGGTGTGTGTAAAGGTCAATATAAGGGTGTGTGTAAGGGTCACTATAAGGGTGTGTGTAAGGGTCACTGGAAGAGTGTGTGTAAGGGTCACTATAAGGGTGTGTGTAAGGGTCACTGGAAGAGTGTGTGTAAGGGTCACTATAAGGGTGTGTGTAAGGGTCACTATAAGGGTGTGTGTAAGGGTCACTATAAGGGTGTGTGTAAGGGTCACTGGAAGAGTGTGTGTAAGGGTCACTATAAGGGTGTGTGTAAGGGTCACTATAAGGGTGTGTGTAAAGGTCAATATAAGGGTGTGTGTAAGGGTCACTATAAGGGTGTGTGTAAGGGTCACTATAAGGGTGTGTGTAAGGGTCACTATAAGGGTGTGTGTAAGAGTCACTATAAGGGTGTGTGTAAGGGTCACTATAAGGGTGTGTGTAAGGGTCACTATAAGGGTGTGTGTAAGAGTCACTATAAGGGTGTGTGTAAGGGTCACTATAAGGGTGTGTGTAAGGGTCACTATAAGGGTGTGTGTAAGAGTCACTATAAGAGTGTGTGTAAGAGTCACTATAAGGGTGTGTGTAAGGGTCACTATAAGGGTGTGTGTAAGGGTCAATATAAGGGCGTGTGTAAAGGTCACTATAAGGGTGTGTAA
- the LOC117329684 gene encoding serine/arginine-rich splicing factor 4-like: MAMYECPTFNGKYLLLRSEELKIKSNRKTRSQRETRSQRKTRSQRKTRSQRETRSQRKTRSERKTRSQTETRSQRETRSQWETRSQWETRSQRKTRSQRKTRSQTETRSQREIRSQWETRSQRKTRSQGKTRSQGKHKLDEATIQSIKRQEKKEKNVYNQEKCMMEKIESESEPSRKKNPKTVMKAKQIEMDKY; the protein is encoded by the exons ATGGCCATGTATGAATGTCCTACCTTCAATGGAAAATATTTGCTGTTACGTTCAGAAGAATTGAAAATCAAAAGCAAT AGGAAAACCAGGAGTCAGAGGGAAACCAGGAGTCAGAGGAAAACCAGGAGTCAGAGGAAAACCAGGAGTCAGAGGGAAACCAGGAGTCAGAGGAAAACCAGGAGTGAGAGGAAAACCAGGAGTCAGACGGAAACCAGGAGTCAGAGGGAAACCAGGAGTCAGTGGGAAACCAGGAGTCAGTGGGAAACCAGGAGTCAGAGGAAAACCAGGAGTCAGAGGAAAACCAGGAGTCAGACGGAAACCAGGAGTCAGAGGGAAATCAGGAGTCAGTGGGAAACCAGGAGTCAGAGGAAAACCAGGAGCCAGGGGAAAACCAGGAGCCAGGGGAAACACAAACTTGACGAAGCGACAATTCAGTCCATCAAACGccaagaaaagaaagaaaaaaatgtctaCAATCAAGAAAAGTGTATGATGGAGAAAATCGAGAGTGAATCCGAGCCTTcccgaaaaaaaaatcccaaaacaGTGATGAAAGCAAAGCAGATAGAAATGGACAAGTACTAA